The following are from one region of the Yoonia sp. R2331 genome:
- the dapA gene encoding 4-hydroxy-tetrahydrodipicolinate synthase: MFKGSLPALVTPFTDGQVDFDALKKLVDWHVDQGSHGLVPVGTTGESPTLTHAEHDQVVETVVTQAAGRLKVIAGAGSNNTAETVRLVQAAKTAGADAALVVTPYYNKPTQSGLIAHFTAAADCGLPIIIYNIPGRSVVDMSVETMAELSKHDMIVGVKDATGDLARVPQQRRRCGTDFIQLSGEDATALGFNAHGGVGCISVTANVAPKLCAEFQEATLAGDYATALTYQDRLMPLHEAIFMEPGLVGAKYGMSLLGMGNEEVRAPLVGLTDGTKAAIRDGMVHAGLLN; this comes from the coding sequence ATGTTCAAAGGCTCTTTGCCCGCCCTCGTCACGCCGTTCACGGACGGCCAGGTGGATTTCGATGCGCTCAAAAAACTTGTGGACTGGCACGTGGACCAGGGCAGCCATGGGCTGGTCCCGGTTGGCACAACAGGCGAAAGCCCCACGCTCACACATGCAGAGCATGATCAGGTCGTTGAAACCGTCGTGACACAAGCTGCGGGCCGGTTGAAAGTGATCGCAGGGGCAGGGTCGAACAACACCGCCGAAACCGTGCGTCTTGTACAAGCGGCAAAGACCGCAGGGGCGGATGCCGCCCTTGTCGTCACGCCCTATTACAACAAGCCAACGCAGTCCGGTCTGATCGCGCATTTCACCGCTGCCGCCGATTGCGGCCTGCCGATCATCATCTACAACATCCCCGGCCGTTCGGTGGTGGATATGTCAGTGGAAACGATGGCCGAACTGTCCAAGCACGACATGATCGTCGGCGTCAAGGACGCCACCGGCGATCTGGCCCGTGTCCCGCAACAGCGCCGCCGCTGTGGCACGGATTTCATCCAGCTGTCGGGCGAAGACGCAACCGCGCTGGGGTTCAACGCCCATGGCGGGGTTGGCTGCATCTCTGTCACCGCAAACGTAGCACCCAAGCTTTGCGCTGAATTCCAAGAGGCGACGCTGGCGGGCGATTACGCCACGGCCCTGACCTATCAGGACCGTCTGATGCCCCTGCACGAGGCGATCTTTATGGAACCGGGTCTTGTCGGTGCCAAATATGGCATGTCACTGCTGGGCATGGGCAATGAAGAGGTCCGCGCGCCACTTGTGGGCCTGACTGATGGTACCAAGGCCGCGATCCGCGACGGCATGGTCCACGCTGGACTGCTGAACTAA
- a CDS encoding lytic transglycosylase domain-containing protein — MYPNKSFHMLRGLVLMLLCLGVPAVAQSIPQIDIDALRAADDGQYDVAVELTGDPVIRDLTRWIQLRQGDGTFGQYAAFLVERPDWPGQSVIRARAEEALPKGTNPDLVVAFFSAEAPRTGEGAVRLAEALIAKGEITKADAVVQAAWRDLRLTDSGQKVMVAGFADVLEPVHADRVDQLLWRWRTDEARRMMDLLDDDQQALAQARIAYIRRTSDISNAVAAVPETLKDHPGLAYDRYNWLADQGRWSEAVTMLRAQSVSAEKLGEPFRWSGWRRSLARWEMREGRPEVAYELASRHFLTEGASYADLEWLAGFVKLTDLDDATAALAHFNAARAAVDSPISVARMAYWQGRAHETLGAAEAAETAYAEAAQHQTAFYGLLAAEKLGRTMDPALAATAPDWDPTMMDHALVKAGFALLAAEERGFATQFFVQAGRDLPATDLAHVGAALRDADEVYYAVAMGKAAVTQGKIVPSIYFPLHPLAETDLKVEPALALAIARRESEFNAGVGSPVGALGLMQLMPATAEEVAGFEGVAYSRPRLTGDWAYNARLGDRYLAELTAQFGPSVVHIAAGYNAGPSRPEIWMDERGDPRLGDVDVVDWIEHIPFRETRNYVQRVSESIPIYRARLSGESAPIRFTALLRGAKPVVRPIARGQAPVQGESAVTEQAVSTSDAPPLRAVARPTRPSGPAAPPGIRPIARPGE; from the coding sequence ATGTACCCCAACAAGAGCTTTCATATGCTGCGCGGCCTTGTTTTGATGTTGCTTTGTCTGGGCGTGCCAGCCGTGGCGCAAAGCATTCCTCAGATTGACATTGACGCGCTGCGCGCGGCAGACGATGGCCAATATGACGTAGCGGTAGAGCTGACGGGTGATCCCGTGATCCGCGACCTGACGCGCTGGATTCAGTTGCGACAGGGCGACGGGACATTCGGGCAATATGCTGCGTTTCTGGTTGAACGGCCCGATTGGCCGGGCCAGTCAGTGATCCGCGCCCGCGCCGAAGAAGCCTTGCCCAAAGGTACGAACCCAGACCTTGTTGTCGCCTTTTTCAGTGCCGAAGCGCCGCGCACCGGCGAAGGTGCAGTGCGGCTGGCAGAGGCGCTGATTGCCAAGGGCGAGATCACAAAGGCCGATGCCGTGGTGCAGGCTGCGTGGCGCGATCTGCGACTGACCGACAGCGGCCAAAAGGTGATGGTTGCAGGCTTCGCCGATGTGCTGGAACCTGTTCACGCCGACCGCGTGGACCAGTTGCTGTGGCGCTGGCGCACGGATGAGGCCCGGCGGATGATGGATTTGCTGGACGATGATCAACAGGCACTGGCGCAGGCCCGGATTGCCTATATTCGCAGGACCAGCGACATCTCAAACGCAGTTGCTGCGGTGCCAGAGACGTTGAAGGACCATCCGGGCCTTGCCTATGACCGCTACAATTGGCTGGCCGATCAGGGCCGCTGGTCCGAGGCGGTGACAATGTTGCGCGCGCAATCTGTCAGCGCGGAAAAACTGGGCGAGCCGTTCCGCTGGTCTGGCTGGCGGCGGTCGCTGGCGCGCTGGGAAATGCGCGAGGGGCGACCAGAGGTTGCCTATGAACTGGCGTCTCGGCATTTCCTGACTGAGGGGGCGTCTTATGCGGACCTCGAATGGCTTGCGGGCTTTGTGAAGTTGACAGATCTGGATGACGCAACCGCAGCTTTGGCGCATTTCAACGCCGCCCGCGCAGCCGTCGACAGCCCGATTTCCGTGGCGCGCATGGCCTATTGGCAAGGTCGCGCGCATGAAACTTTGGGGGCGGCAGAGGCGGCGGAAACGGCCTATGCCGAAGCGGCGCAACATCAGACGGCGTTCTATGGCCTGCTGGCGGCCGAAAAGCTGGGCCGCACCATGGACCCGGCATTGGCCGCCACCGCCCCTGACTGGGACCCGACGATGATGGATCACGCGCTGGTCAAGGCGGGCTTTGCGCTTCTGGCGGCAGAGGAACGCGGCTTTGCCACGCAGTTCTTTGTGCAGGCCGGGCGGGACTTGCCTGCCACCGATCTTGCCCACGTGGGGGCGGCGTTGCGGGATGCGGACGAAGTCTATTACGCGGTGGCAATGGGCAAGGCGGCGGTCACCCAAGGAAAGATCGTGCCCAGCATCTACTTTCCGCTGCACCCGCTTGCCGAAACGGACTTGAAGGTTGAACCCGCGCTGGCATTGGCGATTGCCCGCCGCGAAAGCGAATTCAACGCGGGCGTCGGCAGCCCGGTAGGCGCGCTGGGGTTGATGCAGCTGATGCCCGCGACTGCAGAAGAGGTCGCAGGGTTCGAAGGCGTGGCCTATAGCCGCCCGCGCCTGACCGGCGATTGGGCCTATAACGCGCGGCTGGGGGATCGGTATCTGGCCGAGTTGACGGCGCAATTCGGACCTTCGGTCGTACACATTGCAGCGGGCTACAACGCTGGGCCAAGTCGCCCGGAAATCTGGATGGATGAACGCGGCGATCCAAGGTTGGGCGATGTCGATGTGGTCGACTGGATCGAGCACATCCCGTTCCGCGAAACCCGCAACTACGTGCAGCGCGTATCGGAATCGATCCCGATCTACCGCGCAAGGCTAAGCGGTGAATCGGCACCAATCCGGTTCACGGCACTTTTGCGCGGGGCAAAGCCTGTCGTCCGCCCGATTGCGCGCGGGCAGGCGCCAGTCCAAGGCGAAAGCGCGGTGACCGAGCAAGCGGTCAGCACATCGGATGCCCCGCCGTTGCGCGCCGTGGCAAGACCCACCCGACCCAGCGGTCCCGCAGCGCCACCGGGCATCCGCCCCATTGCGCGCCCGGGCGAGTGA
- a CDS encoding DMT family transporter encodes MQSNTRLGIALMSLTMLIFATQDGLSRHLAETYNVMMIVMIRYWFFAAFVIAIARRQAGSIRAAATTDQPVLQAFRGVLLALEINVMVLAFVLLGLVESLAIFASYPLLVAALSGPVLGESVGWRRWVAIGIGFVGILIILQPGVAVFSPYALVALTSALMFALYSLLTRFAARKDTTATSFFWTGTVGCLVTTAMGIGFWEPMSTQDWMLMGILCVTGATGHWLLIKTYEVAEASAVQPFAYLQLVFGSAIGIFVFAEVLELHVAIGAMIVVAAGVFTLLRSRASA; translated from the coding sequence ATGCAGTCCAATACCCGCCTTGGCATCGCGCTGATGTCGCTGACCATGCTGATCTTTGCCACACAGGACGGACTTTCGCGGCATTTGGCAGAGACCTACAACGTGATGATGATCGTGATGATCCGCTATTGGTTCTTCGCGGCTTTCGTGATTGCGATTGCCCGCCGTCAGGCTGGATCAATCCGGGCAGCCGCCACCACCGACCAACCCGTCCTTCAGGCGTTTCGCGGCGTTCTTCTGGCGCTCGAGATTAACGTGATGGTGTTGGCTTTTGTGCTGCTGGGGCTTGTCGAAAGCCTCGCGATCTTTGCCAGCTATCCGCTGCTGGTCGCGGCCCTGTCCGGACCGGTGCTGGGTGAAAGCGTGGGCTGGCGGCGGTGGGTCGCGATTGGGATCGGCTTTGTCGGCATCCTGATCATCCTGCAACCCGGCGTCGCGGTCTTTAGCCCCTATGCGCTTGTCGCGCTGACCTCGGCGCTGATGTTTGCGCTTTATTCCCTGCTGACCCGCTTTGCAGCCCGCAAGGACACCACTGCCACCAGCTTTTTCTGGACAGGCACCGTGGGCTGCCTTGTGACCACGGCCATGGGCATCGGATTCTGGGAACCGATGAGCACGCAAGATTGGATGTTAATGGGCATCCTTTGTGTCACCGGTGCGACGGGACACTGGCTGCTGATCAAGACTTACGAAGTGGCAGAGGCGAGCGCCGTTCAACCCTTTGCCTATCTACAACTGGTCTTTGGCAGCGCCATCGGCATCTTCGTCTTTGCTGAGGTGCTGGAACTGCACGTCGCGATTGGGGCGATGATTGTCGTAGCTGCCGGCGTCTTTACCCTGCTGCGCAGCCGGGCCAGCGCCTGA
- the mnmD gene encoding tRNA (5-methylaminomethyl-2-thiouridine)(34)-methyltransferase MnmD, translating into MTDQTATLDWRDTDHGAVPVSTQFDDPYYSLSGGLEETRHVFLAGNDLPARFRGDFHIAELGFGTGLNLLTTWAAWDAAGATGQLTFTSFEAFPMATADMARALAAFPEVAPLTETLLSKWSPDAGPTQLTDSLTLNVITGDARRSLPAWDGRADAWFLDGFSPAKNPALWEPELLAQVHAHSAPGGSAATYSAAGHVRQALTDAGFVVARIPGFGRKRHMTTARRG; encoded by the coding sequence ATGACCGACCAGACCGCAACGCTTGACTGGCGCGATACCGATCACGGTGCCGTTCCTGTCTCCACCCAATTTGACGACCCTTACTATTCGCTCTCCGGCGGGTTAGAGGAAACCCGACACGTGTTTCTGGCAGGCAACGACCTGCCCGCGCGGTTTCGCGGCGATTTCCACATTGCAGAGCTTGGCTTTGGCACCGGCCTCAACCTTTTAACCACATGGGCCGCATGGGATGCCGCAGGCGCGACCGGGCAACTGACCTTTACCAGTTTTGAGGCTTTCCCGATGGCCACCGCAGACATGGCCCGCGCACTGGCCGCATTCCCAGAGGTCGCGCCTTTGACCGAAACACTCTTGTCGAAATGGTCCCCCGATGCTGGGCCCACACAGTTGACCGACAGCCTGACGCTCAACGTGATCACCGGCGACGCGCGTCGGAGCTTGCCTGCCTGGGACGGCCGCGCCGACGCGTGGTTCCTCGATGGCTTTTCGCCCGCCAAAAACCCGGCGCTTTGGGAACCCGAACTGCTGGCGCAGGTCCACGCGCACTCGGCCCCTGGCGGCTCTGCTGCCACCTATTCGGCAGCCGGTCATGTGCGGCAGGCGCTGACCGACGCGGGCTTTGTCGTGGCCCGCATCCCCGGCTTTGGCCGCAAGCGGCACATGACCACGGCGCGGCGCGGCTGA
- a CDS encoding NAD(P)/FAD-dependent oxidoreductase, with translation MAIADVTVMGAGIFGLSVAYACVLRGAKVRVIDPGGVAAGASGGVVGALAPHVPENWNPKKAFQLDSLLMAEDFWAGVATKAGLPTGYARSGRLQPLADDRAVAHARRRAMTALDHWGDDATWDVIPAQGAPWEPHSPTGLLIHDTLSALIHPRRATTALAAAVKAQGGEIGAEGATEGQVVWATGWQGLDGGLGNGVKGQAALLEYDARGAPQLFADSLHIIPHGDGTVAVGSTSERDFVDACSTDATLEDVITRARAAMPVLADAPVIARWAGVRPRAKSRAPLLGHHPLHPGQFIANGGFKIGFGMAPKVGEVMADLVLEGRDTIPDGFSVA, from the coding sequence ATGGCAATCGCGGACGTCACGGTGATGGGGGCAGGCATCTTTGGCCTGTCGGTCGCCTATGCCTGTGTGTTGCGCGGCGCAAAAGTGCGGGTTATCGACCCCGGTGGCGTGGCCGCCGGAGCTTCTGGCGGAGTGGTGGGGGCGCTGGCCCCCCATGTGCCAGAAAACTGGAACCCCAAGAAAGCGTTTCAGCTGGACAGCCTGCTGATGGCAGAGGACTTTTGGGCCGGTGTCGCCACCAAAGCCGGGTTGCCCACGGGCTACGCCAGATCAGGTCGTTTGCAGCCGCTGGCCGATGACCGCGCCGTTGCACATGCGCGCCGACGGGCGATGACAGCGCTGGATCACTGGGGCGATGATGCGACATGGGACGTGATCCCAGCGCAAGGTGCCCCGTGGGAGCCGCATTCGCCCACTGGACTTTTGATTCACGACACGCTGTCGGCGCTGATACATCCGCGACGGGCCACCACCGCGCTGGCAGCAGCTGTGAAGGCGCAGGGCGGAGAGATCGGCGCAGAGGGCGCGACCGAAGGGCAGGTTGTCTGGGCCACAGGCTGGCAAGGGCTGGACGGAGGTCTTGGCAATGGCGTCAAAGGGCAGGCGGCATTGCTGGAATATGATGCGCGGGGCGCGCCGCAACTTTTTGCCGATAGCTTGCATATCATTCCGCACGGCGACGGCACGGTGGCAGTTGGGTCCACGTCAGAGCGTGACTTTGTGGATGCTTGCAGCACCGATGCCACGCTTGAGGATGTGATCACACGTGCCCGCGCGGCGATGCCGGTGCTCGCGGATGCGCCCGTTATTGCGCGGTGGGCTGGGGTTCGCCCGCGCGCCAAAAGCCGCGCGCCGCTCTTGGGGCATCATCCGCTGCACCCCGGTCAGTTCATCGCCAATGGCGGCTTCAAGATCGGGTTTGGCATGGCCCCCAAAGTGGGTGAGGTCATGGCCGATTTGGTGCTTGAGGGGCGCGACACAATCCCGGACGGGTTCAGCGTGGCCTAG
- a CDS encoding acyl dehydratase: MTSDQVQTLIDVMDPARARALQATLGAPPTLQAGDALPPFAHHIYFWDPQPPDALGSDGHPATGALLPEVGPLRRMWAAGKLTFHRPLLAGVRAEKITRIDSITRKSGRSGPLAFVRLRHDIRQRQTLALTEYQELVYRPKSDAQPATPPQAPTVADWEEEIRFDPTMLFRYSALTFNGHRIHYDTPYAQGVEGYSGLIVHGPLLAHLLMGQASRRISALSEFTYRATAPLMVDEIATLCGRDGAYWVRGPDGRLCMQASAR; the protein is encoded by the coding sequence ATGACCAGTGACCAAGTTCAAACCCTGATCGACGTGATGGACCCCGCCCGCGCGCGCGCCTTGCAGGCCACGCTGGGCGCACCACCAACGCTGCAAGCGGGCGATGCCTTGCCGCCCTTTGCGCATCATATCTACTTTTGGGATCCGCAACCGCCCGATGCCCTTGGCAGCGACGGACACCCCGCCACCGGGGCGTTATTGCCCGAAGTGGGGCCGCTGCGCCGCATGTGGGCGGCAGGTAAGCTGACCTTTCACCGCCCATTGCTGGCCGGTGTGCGCGCGGAAAAGATCACCCGCATTGACAGCATCACACGCAAGTCAGGACGCTCCGGCCCATTGGCCTTTGTCCGGCTGCGCCATGACATCCGCCAACGCCAGACGCTTGCACTGACCGAGTATCAGGAACTCGTCTATCGCCCCAAAAGCGATGCACAACCCGCTACCCCGCCGCAGGCCCCAACGGTTGCGGACTGGGAAGAGGAGATCCGCTTTGATCCCACGATGTTGTTTCGATACTCTGCCCTGACCTTCAACGGCCACCGCATCCACTATGACACGCCCTATGCTCAGGGCGTTGAGGGATATTCAGGCCTGATCGTGCACGGGCCGCTCTTGGCACATCTGCTGATGGGGCAGGCGTCGCGGCGGATAAGTGCGCTTTCGGAATTCACTTACCGCGCCACGGCCCCGCTCATGGTCGATGAAATCGCAACGCTCTGCGGCAGGGATGGTGCCTATTGGGTGCGCGGACCGGATGGGCGGCTTTGTATGCAGGCCAGCGCGCGCTAG
- a CDS encoding VOC family protein, whose amino-acid sequence MKLTGLDHLVLTVADIDATIAFYCDVLGMEVEVFYPADGSRRVALTFGTQKINLHAAAAPFEPKAKAATPGSADLCFLTATPLAEWQAHLGDRVIMGPVARTGAQGPITSLYLRDPDGNLIEVATQDNG is encoded by the coding sequence ATGAAACTGACTGGCCTGGACCATCTGGTGCTGACGGTTGCGGATATCGACGCCACCATCGCGTTCTATTGCGACGTGTTGGGGATGGAGGTCGAGGTGTTTTATCCCGCCGATGGGTCGCGGCGTGTCGCGCTGACCTTTGGGACACAAAAGATCAACTTGCACGCCGCGGCCGCTCCGTTTGAACCCAAAGCAAAAGCGGCAACACCGGGCAGTGCCGATCTTTGCTTTTTGACCGCCACACCGCTGGCGGAGTGGCAGGCGCACCTGGGCGACAGGGTTATCATGGGGCCGGTCGCGCGCACTGGCGCACAGGGACCGATCACATCGCTTTATCTGCGCGACCCGGACGGCAACCTGATCGAGGTTGCCACACAGGATAACGGCTGA
- a CDS encoding NADPH-dependent FMN reductase, with amino-acid sequence MTTLLGLSGSLRADSTNTKLMRNAAKLFAADTFIEGDIRLPLYDGDLETAEGIPAAVQTLADQIATADAVIIATPEYNKSLSGSLKNALDWVSRTKGSPWSGKPVAIMSAAAGRAGGERAQYALRHAMTPFRPMILQGPEVMVAASGSQFDDAGKLINEQNIKALTDLMTALRALT; translated from the coding sequence ATGACCACGCTACTTGGCCTCTCGGGCAGCCTGCGCGCCGACAGCACCAACACCAAACTGATGCGTAACGCAGCAAAGCTATTTGCAGCCGACACATTTATCGAAGGGGACATTCGCCTGCCGCTTTATGACGGAGATCTTGAAACGGCAGAGGGCATCCCCGCAGCGGTCCAGACCCTTGCAGACCAAATTGCCACGGCAGATGCAGTGATCATCGCAACGCCGGAATACAACAAATCCTTGTCCGGCAGCCTCAAAAACGCACTCGATTGGGTCAGCCGCACCAAGGGCAGCCCGTGGTCGGGTAAGCCCGTGGCAATCATGTCAGCAGCAGCTGGGCGTGCGGGCGGCGAACGCGCGCAATACGCGCTGCGCCACGCCATGACCCCGTTCCGCCCAATGATCCTTCAGGGACCAGAGGTGATGGTGGCCGCCAGCGGCAGCCAGTTCGACGATGCCGGAAAGCTGATAAATGAACAGAATATCAAGGCATTGACGGACCTGATGACCGCCCTGCGCGCCCTGACCTGA
- a CDS encoding thiamine pyrophosphate-binding protein, whose protein sequence is MRHGGKILSDQLVKLGVRRVFSVPGESFLAALDGLRDSGIQNVVCRQEGGAAMMAEAYGKMTGQPGVCFVTRGPGATNASAGVHVAMQDSTPMLLFVGQIDNRQNDRETFQEVDYRAMFGGLAKWAAQVDQTERLPEYIARAWRMATSGRPGPVVLALPENMLSASADVPDFEGTILPDNARQFESATLFSETLDEAVRPLIVVGGPHWSALAQTQLQNYAQVMGVPVVTSFRRQDYIDNRHENFAGALNVGMDPALAQRVRDADCLLLLGTRFGDIPTQGYGLVDVGGSGKTIMHVHADAAEIGRVYGATYGWVNRADYAIAALWQGAQKRKAPKPSEWLKAARRDAEKWQQPQESPGAVKQEQVIKWLSDTLPEDAILASGAGNYAAWLHRYFLHKGYGTQLAPTSGSMGYGFPAAVSASLEYPGRDVVCLAGDGCFQMTLNEMSTAMQHGAKPIVIVMNNGRYGTIRMHQEKTYPGRVSGTDCASPDYAALARAYGGHGETVTDGAEFAAAFDRARASGVLAVIECVLDPDVLSTGQRLSDLSH, encoded by the coding sequence ATGCGGCACGGCGGAAAAATCCTGAGTGATCAGTTGGTGAAACTGGGGGTCCGACGGGTCTTTTCTGTTCCGGGAGAGAGCTTTCTGGCCGCCCTTGACGGGTTGCGTGACAGCGGCATTCAGAATGTGGTCTGCCGCCAAGAGGGTGGGGCCGCGATGATGGCCGAGGCCTATGGCAAAATGACCGGTCAGCCCGGTGTGTGTTTTGTCACGCGGGGGCCGGGGGCCACAAACGCCAGTGCGGGCGTGCATGTTGCGATGCAGGACAGCACGCCGATGCTGCTGTTTGTGGGCCAGATCGACAATCGACAAAACGATCGCGAGACCTTTCAGGAGGTGGACTACCGCGCCATGTTTGGTGGTTTGGCGAAATGGGCAGCACAGGTCGACCAGACAGAGCGTCTGCCGGAGTACATCGCGCGGGCCTGGCGGATGGCCACGTCCGGAAGGCCCGGGCCGGTTGTTCTGGCATTGCCGGAGAATATGCTGAGCGCCAGTGCGGACGTGCCGGATTTTGAAGGCACCATTTTGCCGGACAATGCCAGACAGTTTGAGAGTGCGACACTTTTTTCCGAAACGCTTGACGAGGCGGTTCGGCCCCTGATTGTCGTGGGCGGGCCACATTGGTCGGCGCTGGCCCAGACCCAGTTGCAGAACTATGCGCAAGTAATGGGTGTGCCGGTTGTGACATCATTTCGCAGGCAGGACTATATCGACAACCGCCATGAAAACTTTGCGGGCGCGCTGAATGTGGGCATGGATCCCGCCCTTGCCCAGCGCGTGCGCGACGCGGATTGCTTGCTGTTGTTAGGGACGCGGTTTGGCGACATTCCGACACAAGGTTACGGCCTTGTGGATGTTGGTGGGTCGGGCAAGACGATTATGCATGTTCATGCAGATGCAGCGGAAATCGGTCGGGTCTATGGTGCGACTTACGGTTGGGTGAACCGCGCGGATTATGCCATCGCAGCGCTTTGGCAGGGCGCACAGAAACGCAAAGCGCCCAAGCCGTCGGAATGGTTGAAAGCTGCGCGGCGTGATGCTGAAAAGTGGCAGCAGCCGCAGGAAAGCCCGGGTGCAGTGAAGCAGGAACAGGTGATCAAGTGGCTGTCCGACACTCTGCCGGAAGATGCCATTCTGGCCAGTGGTGCGGGCAATTACGCAGCATGGTTGCATCGCTATTTTTTGCATAAGGGCTATGGCACCCAATTGGCGCCCACCTCTGGCAGTATGGGCTATGGGTTCCCTGCCGCTGTGTCGGCATCGCTGGAGTACCCCGGACGTGATGTGGTGTGTCTGGCCGGAGACGGCTGTTTTCAGATGACCCTGAACGAGATGTCGACGGCCATGCAGCACGGGGCGAAGCCGATTGTGATCGTGATGAACAATGGTCGTTATGGCACCATCCGGATGCATCAGGAAAAGACCTATCCGGGGCGGGTGTCGGGGACGGATTGCGCTTCGCCCGATTACGCAGCCCTTGCGCGGGCCTATGGCGGGCATGGAGAGACGGTGACAGATGGTGCGGAATTCGCGGCGGCCTTTGACCGTGCGCGGGCCAGCGGTGTGCTTGCGGTGATCGAATGCGTGCTGGACCCGGACGTGTTGAGCACCGGGCAGCGCCTGAGTGATCTGTCGCATTGA
- the bluB gene encoding 5,6-dimethylbenzimidazole synthase gives MILTKAHRSALHDILEWRRDVRHFRTDPVDPAVLDRLKSAMDLAPSVGNARPWRIMQVETPALRDTVIANFEAANTKAAKRYTSERRAAYDRLKLAGLRDAPIHLAIFTETDPAAGHGLGRQTMPEMLNYSTVAAIHTLWLAARAENIGVGWVSILDAAALQSSLNAPANWTLTAYLCLGHAETQDDTPLLHRTNWQENTATRWRVV, from the coding sequence GTGATCCTGACAAAGGCCCATCGCAGCGCGCTGCATGACATCCTGGAATGGCGACGTGATGTCCGCCACTTCCGCACCGATCCAGTTGACCCCGCGGTCTTGGACCGCCTGAAATCCGCAATGGATCTGGCCCCTTCTGTGGGCAACGCCCGCCCCTGGCGTATCATGCAGGTTGAAACGCCAGCCCTGCGCGACACGGTGATTGCCAACTTCGAAGCCGCCAACACAAAGGCCGCCAAACGCTACACCAGTGAACGGCGCGCCGCCTACGACCGCTTGAAGCTCGCCGGCCTGCGCGACGCCCCGATTCACCTTGCCATCTTTACCGAAACGGACCCTGCGGCAGGTCACGGCCTTGGCCGCCAGACCATGCCCGAGATGCTCAACTATTCGACCGTTGCCGCAATCCACACGCTCTGGCTTGCCGCACGGGCCGAAAACATTGGGGTTGGATGGGTTTCAATCCTCGACGCAGCTGCGCTGCAAAGCAGTCTCAATGCCCCCGCCAACTGGACCCTGACCGCCTATCTCTGCCTCGGCCACGCCGAAACCCAGGACGACACACCCTTGCTGCACCGCACAAACTGGCAGGAAAACACCGCAACCCGGTGGCGCGTGGTCTAG
- a CDS encoding Lin0512 family protein, producing MTDQRFIIEMGMGNDLYGMDYQKAASRAIEDAMRHSSIPMFEVLDIPHEQMRISVTIGVQDPDQIDTAKLAALLPRGHATVTAVKGGLNSTHPQTGNTIVIATAAIEAFLPNQAANWSPA from the coding sequence ATGACAGATCAGCGTTTCATCATCGAAATGGGCATGGGCAATGACCTCTATGGCATGGATTATCAAAAGGCCGCCTCTCGCGCGATAGAAGACGCGATGCGGCATTCCTCAATTCCGATGTTCGAGGTACTCGACATCCCGCACGAACAGATGCGCATTTCCGTCACCATCGGCGTGCAAGACCCGGATCAAATCGACACTGCCAAGCTTGCCGCCCTGCTGCCACGTGGTCATGCGACCGTGACAGCCGTCAAAGGCGGGCTGAACTCCACTCACCCCCAGACCGGCAATACCATCGTCATCGCCACCGCCGCGATCGAAGCGTTCCTGCCCAATCAAGCCGCAAACTGGTCGCCTGCGTGA
- a CDS encoding Lin0512 family protein produces MPRHRLLTEFGMGTSLRRQDYTQAATRALQNALWHNSINLAELFDRPKSDMLIDVEIGVQQPDLVDTSALAKVFPYGQFTFHVTHGGLDIPRPDGKPTVIANVAIHVSFDMVPA; encoded by the coding sequence ATGCCGCGTCACCGCCTCTTGACTGAATTTGGCATGGGCACATCGTTGCGCCGTCAAGACTATACACAGGCCGCCACCCGCGCGCTGCAGAACGCGCTCTGGCACAATTCGATCAACCTTGCCGAACTCTTTGATCGGCCCAAGTCCGACATGCTGATCGACGTTGAAATCGGCGTGCAGCAACCCGATCTGGTCGACACATCCGCGCTCGCCAAGGTTTTTCCCTACGGCCAATTCACGTTCCACGTCACCCATGGCGGCCTCGATATCCCCCGCCCGGATGGCAAACCCACGGTAATCGCCAATGTCGCAATCCATGTTTCGTTCGATATGGTGCCCGCATGA